One window from the genome of Flavobacterium agricola encodes:
- a CDS encoding beta-ketoacyl-[acyl-carrier-protein] synthase family protein: MKKVYIQDFNYISPLGANAQTNWDALLAYQSGIKKQQPLGNLEAYYASVIADDLLHQELEAIDVSHWPRIFKMAVAVLQPIIEKHRVNPESTLIISTTKGDIRALEQDNLDEASIPFLAEQLASYFGFRKRPVIVSNACVSGVLALAIAKRMIATGVMHEVYVLALDEVTEFVISGFNSFQAMSMDVCKPYDVNRKGVNLGEAAAAAFVTAGEPTENSIEIIGDGSINDANHISGPSRTGEGLFQSIQSALAEAQINSSEIDYISSHGTATIYNDEMEAIAFNRLHLQQTPVSSLKGYFGHTLGASGLLETLVTCQMMQNNVALANLGLETLGVSQPIHVLQSHQPQKINYALKTASGFGGSNTALLLKKVVL; this comes from the coding sequence ATGAAAAAGGTTTATATTCAGGATTTTAATTATATATCACCGCTTGGAGCCAATGCGCAAACCAATTGGGATGCTTTATTGGCTTACCAATCAGGAATTAAGAAACAACAACCTTTAGGTAATTTAGAGGCGTATTACGCATCGGTTATTGCTGATGATTTGTTGCATCAAGAATTAGAAGCGATTGATGTAAGCCATTGGCCACGCATTTTTAAAATGGCAGTTGCTGTTTTACAACCTATAATTGAAAAACATCGGGTTAACCCAGAATCTACCTTAATAATTTCTACTACAAAAGGTGATATTCGAGCTTTAGAACAAGATAATTTAGACGAAGCTTCGATTCCGTTTTTAGCCGAACAGCTTGCAAGTTATTTTGGTTTCAGAAAACGCCCTGTTATTGTTTCAAACGCATGCGTTTCTGGTGTTTTGGCTTTAGCTATTGCCAAACGAATGATTGCTACAGGTGTAATGCACGAAGTTTATGTTTTAGCGCTTGATGAGGTTACCGAATTTGTAATTTCTGGTTTTAATAGCTTTCAGGCCATGAGCATGGATGTTTGCAAACCGTATGATGTTAACAGAAAAGGTGTGAATTTAGGAGAAGCTGCTGCTGCTGCATTTGTTACAGCAGGCGAACCTACTGAAAATAGTATTGAAATTATTGGTGACGGATCTATAAACGATGCCAACCATATTTCTGGGCCTTCTAGAACTGGTGAAGGGCTATTTCAGAGCATTCAATCAGCTTTAGCAGAAGCACAAATAAACAGCTCTGAAATAGATTATATATCATCGCACGGAACAGCAACTATTTACAATGATGAAATGGAAGCTATTGCGTTTAACAGGTTGCATTTGCAACAAACGCCAGTAAGTAGTTTAAAAGGTTATTTTGGACATACATTGGGCGCATCTGGCTTGTTAGAAACTTTAGTTACCTGCCAAATGATGCAAAACAATGTTGCTTTGGCTAATTTAGGGTTAGAAACTTTGGGTGTTTCGCAACCCATTCATGTTTTGCAATCACATCAACCCCAAAAAATAAATTATGCGCTTAAAACAGCCAGCGGTTTTGGTGGCAGTAATACAGCGTTACTTTTAAAAAAGGTTGTTTTATGA
- a CDS encoding acyl-CoA thioesterase translates to MIRKKDIYNSDSFLTGTHQIRIRFNECDPLGIVWHGNYIKYFEDGRESFGEQHGISYLDVQRHGFATPIVKTSTEHKLTLKYGDVATIKTTFVNTAAAKLIFRYEIFNPEGKLACTGETVQVFIDTEGNLQLTNPLFFEQWKQKVGLL, encoded by the coding sequence ATGATAAGAAAAAAAGACATATATAATTCCGATTCCTTCCTTACCGGAACACATCAAATTCGTATTCGTTTTAATGAATGCGATCCGTTGGGTATTGTTTGGCACGGCAATTACATTAAATATTTTGAAGACGGCCGAGAATCTTTCGGTGAGCAACACGGCATATCATATTTAGATGTGCAACGCCATGGTTTTGCAACGCCCATTGTTAAAACCAGCACCGAACATAAATTAACGCTTAAATATGGCGATGTAGCAACAATTAAAACTACATTTGTTAATACGGCGGCCGCAAAGTTAATTTTTAGATACGAAATTTTTAATCCGGAAGGTAAATTGGCTTGCACGGGCGAAACCGTTCAGGTTTTTATTGATACCGAAGGAAATTTACAATTGACCAATCCGTTGTTTTTTGAGCAATGGAAACAAAAAGTTGGGCTTTTATAA
- a CDS encoding ABC transporter permease, producing MLNKLFQAIKKEMLLLSRDLGGLITLFIMPIVLVITVTLIQKSSFETLHNDLTHVIWVDNDKDSLSFAMQQQIEQANIFKLVTTHNKQTITEDIAQQLVQKGQYQFAIVIPEQLTHDLHAKVNQNVNQILAEFSFSEEDEDAAQNQPQTVVDYKEIKLFFDPALQNVYKSGVKDAIDKMVAQIENKTIYQAFKDQLGTDESAPLFASEPFLRFTEYEPDYGKQAKPNAVQHNVPAWTLFAIFFIMVPLSINMVKEKNQGTWIRLLTSPASNIIFIFGKTATYLLISLLQFYAMLLIGKFVFPYMGLPALLINNQFITLSFIAMASGLAAIGLGILLGTIAKTQEQAAPFGATFTIILAAIGGVWIPVFAMPNFMQFVAKISPMHWALESFYDVLLRQATFVDILPKTALLLLFFGTMLGLAFLYDKKKRHI from the coding sequence ATGCTTAACAAACTATTTCAAGCCATAAAAAAAGAAATGCTTTTGCTTTCTCGCGATTTAGGTGGGTTAATAACCTTGTTTATTATGCCCATTGTGTTGGTTATTACGGTTACGTTGATTCAAAAATCATCTTTCGAAACCTTGCATAACGATTTAACTCATGTAATTTGGGTTGATAACGATAAAGATTCCTTATCGTTTGCGATGCAGCAGCAAATAGAACAAGCAAATATTTTTAAGTTGGTTACCACGCACAATAAGCAAACAATAACCGAAGATATTGCCCAACAATTGGTGCAAAAAGGACAATATCAGTTTGCAATTGTAATTCCAGAGCAACTTACGCACGATTTGCACGCAAAAGTAAACCAAAACGTAAATCAAATTTTGGCTGAATTTTCTTTTTCTGAAGAAGATGAAGATGCTGCTCAAAACCAACCGCAAACGGTTGTAGATTATAAAGAGATTAAGCTGTTTTTTGATCCAGCGTTGCAAAACGTATATAAATCTGGCGTAAAAGATGCTATTGATAAAATGGTGGCTCAGATAGAAAACAAAACCATTTATCAAGCATTTAAAGATCAATTAGGTACTGATGAATCAGCCCCATTGTTTGCGTCAGAACCATTTTTGCGTTTTACAGAGTACGAACCCGATTATGGCAAGCAAGCTAAGCCCAATGCCGTACAACATAACGTACCAGCCTGGACGTTGTTTGCTATATTTTTTATCATGGTTCCGTTATCTATAAACATGGTAAAAGAAAAAAATCAAGGAACTTGGATTCGGTTATTAACCAGCCCAGCTTCTAATATTATATTTATTTTTGGTAAAACAGCTACCTATTTGTTAATAAGCTTGCTGCAGTTTTATGCTATGCTTTTAATTGGTAAGTTTGTTTTTCCGTACATGGGGTTACCGGCTTTGCTAATAAACAATCAGTTTATAACTTTAAGTTTTATTGCCATGGCAAGCGGTTTGGCAGCCATTGGTTTGGGTATTTTATTAGGTACCATTGCTAAAACACAAGAACAAGCTGCACCGTTTGGAGCAACTTTTACTATTATTTTAGCAGCCATTGGCGGAGTTTGGATTCCGGTTTTTGCCATGCCTAATTTTATGCAGTTTGTAGCAAAAATATCGCCCATGCATTGGGCATTAGAAAGTTTTTACGACGTACTTTTACGTCAGGCAACTTTTGTTGATATTTTGCCTAAAACCGCCTTGTTATTATTATTTTTTGGTACCATGCTTGGCTTGGCTTTTTTATATGATAAGAAAAAAAGACATATATAA
- a CDS encoding ABC transporter ATP-binding protein, producing the protein MNIPIVHISNLYKKYHKADFFSVNDLSLSINQGEIFGLLGPNGAGKTTLISMLCGLFEPTAGQLTINGLTYQKNAHQLKKIIGVVPQEYALYPTLTALENVMFFGSMYGIKPKQLEQQAKHLLTELGLEKFIHKKIETFSGGMKRRVNLIAGILHQPEILFLDEPTVGVDVQSQQAILAFLKMLNTNGTTIIYTSHHLKEAENFCTRIAIIEAGKIFCENTPQQLIASVPNAKSIEDVFIAITGNNLRDA; encoded by the coding sequence TTGAACATACCAATTGTACATATTTCTAATCTGTATAAAAAATACCACAAAGCAGATTTTTTCTCGGTTAATGATTTAAGTTTATCTATTAACCAAGGCGAAATTTTTGGACTTTTAGGTCCAAACGGCGCCGGTAAAACTACATTAATCAGCATGTTATGTGGTTTGTTTGAGCCTACCGCTGGGCAACTTACTATTAACGGGTTAACCTATCAAAAAAATGCGCATCAATTAAAAAAAATAATTGGTGTTGTACCGCAAGAATATGCCTTATATCCTACCTTAACGGCGTTAGAAAATGTTATGTTTTTTGGTAGCATGTACGGCATTAAACCTAAACAATTGGAGCAACAAGCCAAGCATTTATTAACAGAATTAGGATTAGAAAAATTTATTCATAAAAAAATAGAAACCTTTTCGGGCGGAATGAAACGTCGTGTAAACCTTATTGCAGGTATTTTACATCAACCCGAAATATTGTTTTTAGATGAGCCAACCGTTGGGGTTGACGTACAATCTCAGCAAGCTATTTTAGCCTTTTTAAAAATGCTTAATACCAACGGAACAACCATAATTTATACCTCGCATCATTTAAAAGAAGCCGAAAACTTTTGTACACGCATTGCAATTATTGAAGCAGGTAAAATTTTTTGTGAAAACACGCCGCAGCAATTAATTGCCAGCGTGCCCAATGCAAAATCTATAGAAGATGTTTTTATTGCCATAACCGGAAATAACTTACGCGATGCTTAA
- a CDS encoding BtrH N-terminal domain-containing protein — protein sequence MKLDFTHHQAAHCENGVASNLLKNKGINLSEPMVFGIGSGLFFFYLPFLKVNHAPAISYRPMPGFIFNRLAKRLGIKIKRIKFSDKQKAKQTLDNNLAQNIPSGLQVGVYNLSYFPDEYRFHFNAHNLVVFGKDGDNYLISDPVMQTSTVLTADELERVRFAKGALAPKGHIYYPIYIPETLNLALAIKKGIKQTCNDMLAPVPIVGVKAMRWLAKSIVKWPNKVGTKKANYYLAQMVRMQEEIGTGGGGFRYIYAAFLAESAPILNNPELKKFSAEMTIIGDLWRDFAVDASRVYKKRSNQDNVYQALSNQLLKLADLEEDFFKRLKKAI from the coding sequence ATGAAGTTAGATTTTACCCACCATCAAGCGGCACATTGCGAAAATGGTGTAGCATCAAATCTATTAAAAAATAAAGGCATTAATTTAAGCGAACCTATGGTTTTTGGTATCGGTTCAGGCTTGTTTTTCTTTTACCTTCCTTTTTTAAAAGTAAACCATGCGCCTGCTATTTCCTATCGTCCGATGCCTGGTTTTATTTTCAACCGCTTGGCTAAACGTTTAGGAATTAAAATTAAGCGTATTAAATTTTCAGACAAACAAAAAGCAAAACAAACGCTAGATAATAACTTAGCACAAAATATTCCTTCGGGGCTTCAGGTTGGGGTTTACAATTTATCGTATTTCCCAGACGAATATCGTTTTCATTTTAATGCCCACAATCTGGTTGTTTTTGGTAAAGATGGGGACAACTATTTAATTAGCGATCCGGTAATGCAAACATCAACCGTTTTAACGGCAGATGAATTAGAACGTGTACGTTTTGCAAAAGGAGCTTTAGCACCTAAGGGCCATATTTATTATCCGATTTACATTCCAGAAACGTTAAATCTGGCTTTAGCTATTAAAAAAGGCATTAAACAAACGTGTAATGATATGCTTGCGCCCGTACCTATTGTTGGGGTTAAAGCTATGCGATGGTTAGCTAAAAGCATTGTAAAATGGCCAAATAAAGTAGGTACTAAAAAAGCCAATTATTACTTGGCGCAAATGGTGCGTATGCAAGAAGAAATTGGAACGGGCGGCGGCGGATTTCGTTATATTTATGCGGCTTTTTTAGCCGAATCTGCTCCTATTCTAAATAATCCAGAACTTAAAAAGTTTTCGGCAGAAATGACCATTATTGGTGATTTATGGCGTGATTTTGCCGTTGATGCATCCCGTGTTTATAAAAAACGCAGCAATCAGGATAACGTGTATCAAGCGCTATCTAATCAGCTTTTAAAATTAGCCGATTTAGAAGAAGATTTTTTTAAACGATTAAAAAAAGCAATTTAA
- a CDS encoding ABC transporter permease: MATNHQVYNITQYLPHRKPMLLVDIITEISQEHVVTSYHIPEHSIFLHNNIFQESGVIENMAQTCSAIVGQNYFNPEIATENIKTNVIGFISGIKKVEFFALPNQGEQLKTAAELISRFEGEDYSLCTMNATCFCDAQKIATATLNLFLQKTE; the protein is encoded by the coding sequence ATGGCTACAAACCATCAAGTTTATAATATTACGCAATATTTACCGCATCGTAAACCCATGCTTTTGGTAGATATTATTACCGAAATTTCTCAGGAACATGTAGTAACAAGCTACCATATTCCTGAACATTCCATTTTTTTACACAACAATATTTTTCAGGAATCTGGTGTGATAGAAAATATGGCGCAAACCTGTTCAGCTATTGTTGGCCAAAATTATTTTAATCCTGAAATAGCTACAGAAAACATTAAAACCAATGTTATTGGTTTTATTAGCGGCATTAAAAAGGTTGAATTTTTTGCTTTGCCCAACCAAGGAGAACAATTAAAAACAGCTGCCGAGCTAATTTCTCGATTTGAAGGAGAAGATTATAGCTTGTGCACCATGAATGCAACTTGTTTTTGTGACGCACAAAAAATTGCAACGGCAACCTTAAATTTATTTTTACAAAAAACGGAATAA